Proteins from one Bacteroides sp. genomic window:
- a CDS encoding cold shock domain-containing protein: METGIVKFFNEKKGYGFIVDDKTEKDVFVHHTGLLDPITNDDKVTFEIAEDERGKKAVNVKKA; this comes from the coding sequence ATGGAAACCGGGATTGTTAAGTTTTTTAATGAGAAGAAGGGGTATGGTTTTATTGTTGATGACAAAACCGAAAAAGATGTTTTCGTTCACCACACTGGCCTATTAGACCCAATCACTAACGACGACAAAGTCACTTTCGAGATCGCGGAGGACGAAAGAGGAAAAAAAGCGGTGAACGTCAAAAAAGCCTGA